Proteins encoded in a region of the Devosia sp. RR2S18 genome:
- the hrpB gene encoding ATP-dependent helicase HrpB — protein MSLPPLPIDDALPALHAALASGPYAVLVAPPGAGKTTRVPLALLDASWRGDGRILMLEPRRLAARAAAAQMARLLGENVGENVGYRVRMDNKVSAKTRIEIVTEGVFTRMALDDPEFTGIAAVLFDEFHERSLDGDLGLALALDAAALRPDLRVLVMSATLDGARVARLLGDAPVIESRGRAFPVETLYREPDPLGRLEDQVTAAILATLREHEGSMLVFLPGQGEITRTAERLASRVPAQVDIAPLYGQLTPAEQDRAIRPAEGGRRKIVLATSIAETSLTIDGVRIVIDSGFRRVPVYEPGTGLTTLETRRVSRAAADQRRGRAGRTSPGIAIRLWNQGQTAALEPFDTPEILAADLSPLALDLAAWGVTDPAALAFLDPPPKPAWAEAVGLLQRLDALDGGGHITAMGKQLARLPLHPRLAHMVIAAAGEDDATSAAELAMLLSERGLGGDSIDLAQRLDRFRTDRSKRATDARALARRWASLAGGGIGSNRAPGRHLARAFPDRIAQAAGARGRFRLANGRQATLEQTDALGAAPFLVVADVTGTAATSRIRSAAALDRADLEELFAPRIIHGEILSFDPASGSVRARRTRQLDALRLADEPVAISDLHQAAQLLAEAALDRPESLPWSRDQKALRARASFLHQTIGAPWPDLSDQALATDPDWLAPHLLGETRLAAITAEHLGAALDTLLPWSARQEIDKLLPSHFNAPSGSHLPIDYAAENGPALEVRVQELFGLDRHPAVAGGKVPLLLVLLSPAHRPIQTTRDLPGFWRGSWRDVAKDLKGRYPRHFWPDDPLTAQATNRAKPRGT, from the coding sequence ATGTCCCTGCCGCCCCTGCCCATCGACGACGCCCTGCCGGCCCTCCATGCGGCCTTGGCCTCCGGCCCCTATGCCGTGCTCGTCGCGCCGCCCGGCGCCGGCAAGACCACCCGCGTGCCCCTCGCCCTGCTCGATGCATCCTGGCGCGGCGACGGTCGCATCCTCATGCTCGAGCCACGCCGCCTCGCCGCGCGCGCCGCCGCCGCGCAGATGGCCCGGCTGCTCGGCGAAAACGTGGGGGAGAACGTCGGCTATCGCGTGCGCATGGACAACAAGGTCTCGGCTAAGACCCGTATCGAGATCGTCACCGAAGGTGTCTTCACCCGCATGGCGCTTGATGATCCCGAGTTCACCGGCATTGCCGCCGTGCTCTTTGACGAATTCCATGAACGCAGTCTCGATGGCGATCTCGGCCTTGCCCTGGCGCTCGACGCCGCCGCCCTCCGCCCCGATCTGCGCGTCCTCGTCATGTCCGCAACGCTCGACGGCGCCCGCGTCGCCCGGCTCCTGGGCGATGCACCCGTGATCGAAAGCCGCGGCCGCGCCTTTCCGGTGGAAACGCTTTACCGCGAACCCGATCCGCTGGGCCGCCTTGAAGACCAGGTCACTGCCGCTATCCTCGCGACCCTGCGTGAGCACGAAGGCTCCATGCTCGTCTTTCTGCCCGGCCAAGGCGAGATCACCCGCACGGCCGAGCGCCTCGCCAGCCGCGTCCCGGCCCAGGTCGATATCGCCCCACTCTATGGCCAGCTCACCCCGGCCGAGCAGGACCGCGCCATTCGCCCCGCCGAAGGGGGCCGCCGCAAGATTGTGCTCGCGACCTCGATCGCCGAAACGTCGCTGACCATCGATGGGGTCCGCATCGTCATCGATTCCGGCTTCCGCCGCGTGCCCGTCTATGAGCCGGGCACCGGCCTCACCACCCTCGAAACTCGGCGCGTCTCGCGCGCTGCCGCCGACCAGCGCCGCGGCCGCGCCGGCCGCACTAGCCCCGGCATCGCCATCCGCCTGTGGAACCAGGGGCAGACCGCCGCCCTTGAACCCTTTGACACGCCTGAGATCCTTGCGGCCGATCTCAGCCCCCTCGCCCTCGATCTCGCCGCCTGGGGCGTCACCGATCCAGCGGCGCTCGCCTTTCTCGATCCGCCGCCAAAACCCGCCTGGGCCGAAGCCGTGGGCCTGTTGCAGCGCCTCGACGCCCTCGATGGCGGAGGCCACATCACCGCTATGGGCAAGCAACTCGCCCGCCTGCCGCTCCATCCGCGCCTCGCCCACATGGTCATTGCCGCTGCGGGGGAAGACGACGCCACCAGCGCGGCGGAACTCGCCATGCTCCTGTCCGAACGGGGCCTGGGCGGTGACAGCATCGACCTCGCCCAGCGTCTCGATCGCTTCCGCACCGATCGCTCCAAGCGCGCCACGGACGCACGAGCGCTTGCCCGCCGCTGGGCGAGCCTTGCTGGTGGAGGCATTGGCAGCAACCGCGCCCCGGGCCGTCACCTCGCCCGCGCCTTTCCCGATCGCATTGCCCAGGCCGCCGGTGCGCGCGGCCGCTTTCGCCTCGCCAATGGCCGCCAGGCTACCCTCGAGCAGACCGATGCGCTCGGCGCAGCGCCCTTTCTGGTGGTCGCCGATGTCACCGGCACTGCCGCCACCAGCCGCATCCGCAGCGCCGCCGCCCTCGACCGCGCTGATCTCGAAGAGCTCTTTGCCCCCCGCATCATCCATGGCGAAATCCTCAGCTTCGACCCCGCGTCGGGCAGCGTGCGCGCCCGCCGCACCCGCCAGCTCGACGCACTCCGCCTCGCCGACGAACCGGTAGCCATCTCCGACCTCCACCAAGCCGCGCAGCTGCTCGCCGAAGCCGCCCTCGATCGCCCTGAAAGCCTGCCCTGGAGCCGCGACCAAAAGGCCCTGCGCGCCCGTGCCAGTTTCCTCCACCAGACCATCGGCGCGCCCTGGCCCGATCTCTCCGATCAGGCGCTCGCGACCGATCCCGACTGGCTCGCCCCGCATCTCCTAGGCGAAACCCGCCTTGCCGCCATCACCGCCGAGCATCTGGGCGCCGCGCTCGATACGCTCCTCCCCTGGTCGGCGCGCCAGGAGATCGACAAGCTCCTCCCCAGCCATTTCAATGCCCCCTCCGGCTCGCACCTGCCCATCGACTACGCCGCCGAAAACGGCCCCGCCCTTGAAGTGCGTGTGCAGGAGCTCTTCGGGCTCGACCGCCATCCGGCGGTCGCCGGCGGCAAGGTGCCATTGCTGCTGGTCCTCCTCTCCCCCGCCCACCGGCCCATCCAGACCACGCGCGACCTGCCCGGCTTCTGGCGCGGCTCCTGGCGCGATGTCGCCAAGGATCTCAAGGGCCGTTATCCCCGCCACTTCTGGCCCGACGATCCCCTCACCGCCCAGGCGACCAACCGCGCCAAACCAAGAGGCACCTAA
- a CDS encoding aldose 1-epimerase family protein, which yields MNLVTIASDQLSVAISPLGAEMQRLTTSDGRDWLWDGDPAFWTGRAPILFPIVGKAPNDQVRIEGELYPMGQHGFARRTEFDLVSSEASSCRFELSASGTTKSIYPFSFRLTLDYRVEERSVHIAAVVENRDEQPMPFGFGFHPAFLWPLPGCEGEPHWVRLDNSAEPAMVRLAAGLVKPERLPSPFEGGDVTVQHAFFDADAMIFPDGAGTGARFQSGETAVQLGWHNLPNFALWSKPGEAPFLCLEPWHGMAAEVDGSDRIEDRPFTTVLEAGKSAQFGLRVELVG from the coding sequence ATGAATCTCGTCACCATCGCCAGTGACCAATTGAGCGTCGCCATCTCCCCGCTGGGGGCGGAGATGCAGCGCCTGACGACCAGCGACGGACGGGATTGGCTGTGGGATGGCGACCCGGCATTCTGGACGGGACGGGCGCCGATCCTTTTCCCCATTGTGGGCAAGGCGCCCAACGATCAGGTGCGGATCGAGGGTGAACTCTACCCCATGGGGCAGCACGGCTTTGCGCGACGGACTGAATTTGACCTTGTGTCGAGCGAGGCAAGCTCGTGCCGGTTTGAACTGAGCGCAAGCGGCACGACGAAGTCGATCTACCCGTTCTCGTTCCGGCTGACGCTCGACTATCGCGTCGAGGAGCGGAGCGTCCACATCGCTGCGGTGGTGGAGAACCGGGACGAACAGCCCATGCCGTTCGGCTTTGGCTTCCATCCGGCATTTCTGTGGCCGCTGCCGGGATGCGAGGGTGAGCCGCACTGGGTGCGCCTGGACAATAGCGCCGAGCCAGCCATGGTGCGCCTGGCCGCTGGGTTGGTAAAGCCCGAGCGACTGCCATCGCCCTTCGAGGGCGGTGACGTAACCGTGCAGCACGCGTTCTTCGATGCCGATGCGATGATCTTCCCAGATGGAGCCGGGACTGGCGCGCGCTTCCAGTCAGGTGAAACGGCGGTGCAGCTGGGTTGGCATAACCTGCCGAACTTTGCACTGTGGTCAAAGCCAGGGGAAGCGCCCTTCCTCTGCCTCGAACCCTGGCACGGCATGGCCGCCGAGGTGGATGGGTCGGACCGGATTGAGGACCGCCCGTTTACGACGGTGCTGGAGGCGGGGAAGTCAGCGCAGTTTGGGCTGCGGGTGGAATTGGTGGGGTGA
- a CDS encoding sigma-54-dependent transcriptional regulator gives MSEPIILIVDDEEMMRVALEQWLRLSGFTAHVATNATEALALLDDVRPHVVLTDVRMPGLSGMDLLRAVRERAIATEVILITGHGDVPMAVEAMRAGAFDFLQKPYVPEQLVKTLRRAAEQIALKREVSELRRKLDGGESELATRLIGTSRLMDDLRHLVRELAAIPTDVILLGETGTGKEVVARCLHDFSPRAAGPFVAVNCAAIPAELIESELFGHEAGAYTGARDKRIGKFEFTNGGTLLLDEIESMPLLAQAKVLRVIQERAVERVGSNRLIPLDIRIIAASKADLRAESEAGRFRADLYYRLNMATIPLAPLRDRGDDCVLLFHHFLAEAARRFDKPAPSLHPADVNALMVHSWPGNVRELRAAAERFALGLDAPGRSLGNLLGAEASPAPAAASLAERVAAYERHVIEAELARHNDSIAAVVDALQVPRRTLSEKMSRLGVRRQSA, from the coding sequence GTGAGCGAACCCATTATCCTGATCGTCGACGACGAGGAAATGATGCGCGTCGCCCTCGAACAATGGCTGCGCCTGTCGGGCTTCACCGCCCATGTCGCTACCAACGCCACCGAGGCGCTGGCCCTCCTTGATGACGTTCGGCCCCATGTCGTGCTCACCGATGTGCGCATGCCTGGCCTCTCAGGGATGGATTTGCTGCGAGCCGTCCGCGAGCGCGCCATCGCCACCGAGGTCATTCTCATCACCGGCCATGGCGATGTGCCTATGGCCGTTGAAGCCATGCGCGCCGGCGCCTTCGACTTCCTCCAAAAACCCTATGTGCCCGAGCAATTGGTCAAGACACTCCGCCGGGCCGCCGAACAGATCGCGCTCAAGCGCGAGGTTTCCGAGCTCCGCCGCAAGCTTGATGGCGGGGAAAGCGAATTGGCGACCCGCCTCATCGGCACCTCCCGCCTCATGGACGATCTGCGCCATCTCGTGCGCGAGCTCGCTGCCATCCCCACCGACGTCATCCTCTTGGGCGAAACCGGCACCGGCAAGGAAGTCGTGGCGCGATGCCTCCATGATTTCTCGCCGCGTGCGGCGGGTCCCTTTGTCGCCGTCAACTGCGCCGCGATCCCCGCCGAGCTCATCGAGTCCGAACTCTTCGGCCACGAGGCCGGCGCCTATACCGGCGCCCGCGACAAGCGCATCGGCAAGTTCGAATTTACCAATGGCGGCACGCTGCTGCTGGATGAAATCGAATCCATGCCGCTTTTGGCCCAGGCCAAGGTGCTGCGGGTCATCCAGGAGCGGGCGGTGGAGCGCGTCGGGTCCAACCGGCTCATTCCGCTCGACATCCGTATCATCGCCGCCTCCAAAGCCGATCTGCGCGCCGAAAGCGAAGCCGGCCGCTTCCGTGCCGATCTCTATTACCGGCTCAACATGGCGACCATTCCGCTCGCTCCGCTCCGGGACCGCGGCGATGACTGCGTGCTGCTCTTCCATCACTTCCTCGCCGAAGCCGCACGCCGCTTCGATAAGCCCGCGCCCTCGCTGCACCCCGCCGACGTCAATGCACTGATGGTCCATTCCTGGCCCGGCAATGTGCGCGAACTGCGCGCCGCCGCCGAGCGCTTCGCGCTCGGCCTCGATGCTCCCGGCCGCTCCCTGGGCAATCTCCTCGGCGCCGAAGCCTCGCCCGCGCCCGCTGCAGCCAGCCTCGCCGAACGCGTCGCCGCCTATGAGCGCCACGTCATCGAAGCCGAGCTGGCGCGTCACAACGACTCCATCGCCGCCGTCGTTGACGCCCTCCAGGTCCCCCGCCGTACGCTGAGCGAAAAAATGTCCCGCCTCGGCGTGCGCCGCCAATCGGCCTAG
- a CDS encoding ATP-binding protein, with protein sequence MRWLAALRLPWGWWRVAAAAGALVSIALVAWVAFEIALTGAIRDTEELAQRRLALFDRTLEAIIERYHYLPAAISQARESRAALENPDDPAAVEAANGYLSKINETAGAGEIFLMNAEGHVVAASNWWTLTSLVGTDYAFRPYFADAMAMGRANYYAFGISTSVPGYFLSQRVDGPNGPIGVAVTKINLGEIEANWWRSGELIAIADLNDVVILSTRPDWRYRPLRTIRPDRAEIVSSDQRYGENGIDNTGILVDRWPSRGTEFAYIDSKDPEASGYFLVEEMRLPKHDWRILSFSPAGPLNASAAIAASAAALGWTALLLIATLLVQRQQAVAQRLSDHEQLEQRVAERTEDLYITNEALRAEIAERIRAENAEREAQQSLVQAAKLASLGQALAGVAHEVSQPVSALATYIASARLVAAQRQDKDIVGILSSMDKVVDRLSSLTSHLKTFARKETRIDATAEIGSVIANALDLVDHKLKAFGVDVEYRRHRGPLLVRGNPIHLEQVLINLLSNAADAMEHTPVRVLSIGVATGGASAEVSIADTGAGIPQAELGSLFDPFYTTKQAGRGLGLGLSISYGLVRDIGGVITVASRPGKGSTFTVRLPLAAQVQIREETVA encoded by the coding sequence ATGAGGTGGCTTGCGGCCTTGCGATTGCCGTGGGGTTGGTGGCGGGTGGCCGCCGCCGCCGGTGCGCTCGTCTCCATTGCCCTTGTCGCCTGGGTCGCCTTCGAAATCGCCCTCACGGGAGCCATTCGCGACACCGAAGAACTGGCGCAACGACGCCTAGCCCTGTTCGACCGCACGCTCGAGGCCATTATCGAGCGCTACCATTATCTGCCCGCCGCTATCTCCCAAGCCCGCGAATCCCGCGCGGCGCTGGAAAACCCCGACGACCCCGCTGCCGTAGAAGCGGCCAATGGCTATCTCAGCAAAATCAACGAGACGGCCGGCGCCGGCGAGATCTTCCTGATGAACGCCGAGGGTCATGTTGTTGCCGCCAGCAATTGGTGGACGCTGACCAGCCTCGTCGGCACCGATTACGCCTTCCGCCCCTATTTTGCCGACGCGATGGCCATGGGGCGGGCGAACTACTACGCCTTCGGCATCTCGACCAGCGTGCCCGGCTACTTCCTCTCCCAGCGTGTGGACGGTCCCAATGGCCCCATCGGCGTTGCGGTCACCAAGATTAATCTCGGGGAGATCGAAGCCAATTGGTGGCGTTCGGGCGAACTCATTGCCATCGCCGATCTCAATGATGTCGTTATCCTGTCCACCCGCCCCGACTGGCGCTATCGCCCCCTGCGCACCATCCGCCCCGATCGGGCGGAGATCGTCTCGTCCGACCAGCGCTACGGCGAAAACGGCATCGACAACACCGGCATCCTGGTCGATCGCTGGCCCTCGCGCGGCACCGAGTTCGCCTATATCGACAGCAAGGATCCCGAGGCGTCAGGCTATTTTCTCGTCGAGGAAATGCGGCTCCCCAAGCATGACTGGCGCATTTTATCGTTCAGCCCCGCCGGGCCCCTTAATGCCAGCGCCGCAATTGCCGCGAGCGCCGCCGCGCTTGGCTGGACGGCTCTCCTCCTGATTGCAACGCTCCTCGTCCAGCGCCAGCAGGCCGTGGCACAGCGCCTCTCCGATCATGAGCAGCTTGAGCAGCGGGTCGCCGAGCGCACCGAGGACCTCTACATCACCAACGAGGCCCTGCGTGCCGAGATCGCCGAACGCATCCGCGCTGAAAACGCCGAGCGCGAGGCTCAACAGAGTCTTGTGCAGGCGGCCAAGCTCGCCAGCCTTGGCCAGGCGCTCGCTGGCGTCGCCCACGAGGTCAGCCAGCCCGTTTCGGCCCTCGCCACCTATATCGCCAGTGCCCGGCTTGTCGCCGCCCAGCGGCAGGACAAGGATATCGTCGGTATTCTCTCCAGCATGGACAAGGTGGTCGACCGTCTCTCTTCGCTGACCAGTCACCTCAAGACCTTCGCCCGCAAGGAAACCCGCATCGACGCGACCGCGGAAATCGGCAGCGTCATCGCCAACGCCCTCGACCTGGTCGACCATAAGCTCAAGGCCTTTGGTGTCGATGTCGAATATCGCCGGCATCGCGGTCCGCTGCTGGTGAGGGGCAACCCCATCCATCTCGAGCAGGTGCTGATCAACCTCCTCTCCAACGCCGCCGACGCCATGGAGCACACGCCGGTCCGCGTCCTCTCCATCGGCGTTGCCACTGGCGGCGCCAGCGCCGAGGTTAGCATTGCCGATACCGGCGCGGGCATTCCCCAAGCCGAGCTGGGGAGCCTCTTCGATCCCTTCTACACCACCAAGCAAGCCGGCCGTGGCTTGGGCCTAGGGTTGTCGATTTCCTATGGCCTCGTCCGCGATATCGGTGGGGTCATCACCGTAGCCAGCCGCCCCGGCAAAGGCAGCACCTTCACCGTGCGCCTGCCTTTGGCCGCCCAAGTTCAGATCCGAGAGGAGACCGTCGCGTGA
- a CDS encoding tripartite tricarboxylate transporter substrate-binding protein: protein MKTTTQLLAAGLLAGSAFAATAVVAQEFPTQPVTIVVPFSAGGPTDTVTRLVAQAMSEDLGQQVVVQNVGGAGGTLGAGQVAAANADGYTLLLHHIGMSTAPALYASLPYDPVEDFEPIGLVTEVPMTIVARKDFEPETLEDLIAHVKENGEDVTYANAGIGAASQLCGLLFMDALGTQMTEVPYQGTGPAMTDLLGGQIDMMCDQTTNTTSQIQAGEIKAYAVTTPERIDVLPDVPTMAEGGIEDFELSIWHGLYAPAGTDQAIIDRLAQSLQTALADETVGTSFAELGTEPVAADDATPDALSERLSNQIELWAGVIEEAGVSAQ from the coding sequence ATGAAGACGACAACCCAACTGCTTGCCGCCGGCCTGCTCGCCGGCAGCGCTTTTGCTGCGACTGCGGTCGTGGCGCAGGAATTCCCAACCCAGCCGGTTACCATCGTCGTGCCGTTCTCGGCCGGCGGCCCGACCGACACCGTGACCCGCCTCGTCGCCCAGGCGATGAGCGAGGATCTGGGCCAGCAAGTGGTGGTGCAGAATGTTGGCGGCGCCGGTGGTACGCTGGGTGCCGGCCAAGTCGCCGCCGCTAATGCGGATGGCTATACGCTGCTGCTCCACCATATCGGCATGTCCACGGCTCCTGCGCTATACGCCAGCCTGCCTTATGACCCGGTCGAGGACTTCGAACCGATCGGTCTGGTCACCGAAGTGCCGATGACCATCGTCGCCCGCAAGGATTTCGAGCCCGAGACGCTCGAGGACCTTATTGCCCATGTGAAGGAGAATGGCGAAGACGTCACCTATGCCAATGCCGGCATCGGGGCGGCAAGCCAGCTTTGTGGCCTCCTGTTCATGGATGCGCTCGGCACGCAGATGACCGAGGTGCCCTATCAGGGCACGGGCCCGGCCATGACCGACCTCCTGGGTGGCCAGATAGATATGATGTGCGACCAGACCACCAATACGACCAGCCAGATCCAGGCCGGCGAGATCAAGGCTTATGCCGTCACCACGCCCGAGCGCATCGACGTGCTGCCCGACGTGCCGACCATGGCCGAAGGCGGCATCGAGGACTTCGAGCTCTCCATCTGGCACGGCCTTTATGCCCCGGCGGGTACCGATCAGGCGATCATCGACCGGCTCGCGCAGTCGCTGCAGACCGCCCTCGCCGATGAAACGGTGGGGACGAGCTTTGCCGAACTCGGGACCGAACCAGTCGCCGCCGACGACGCGACCCCCGATGCGCTCAGCGAACGCCTCAGCAACCAGATCGAGCTCTGGGCTGGCGTGATCGAAGAGGCCGGCGTTTCGGCGCAGTAA
- a CDS encoding tripartite tricarboxylate transporter TctB family protein, translating to MAFSASKKDVAAGGMFVAFGAYFALEAMTYELGTPFRMGPGFMPVVLGGILVALGIATAAAGLRKGEADERTPWPWRGIVLVLGTIIFFAATIRGLGFIPVVFLSGLATALSSRNNSWLSAVIIATGLCTLCMLIFVVGLGLIVPWFGPWLQF from the coding sequence ATGGCATTTTCCGCATCCAAGAAGGATGTCGCAGCGGGCGGCATGTTTGTGGCGTTCGGCGCCTATTTTGCGCTCGAGGCGATGACCTACGAACTGGGAACCCCGTTCCGCATGGGACCGGGCTTCATGCCGGTGGTGCTGGGCGGCATTCTGGTGGCGCTCGGTATCGCAACGGCTGCCGCCGGTCTTCGCAAGGGGGAGGCCGACGAACGGACGCCCTGGCCCTGGCGGGGCATTGTTCTGGTGCTAGGCACGATCATCTTTTTTGCCGCCACTATTCGCGGGCTGGGCTTTATTCCGGTGGTGTTTCTGTCGGGGCTGGCGACGGCGCTGTCGAGCCGCAACAATAGCTGGCTTTCCGCTGTCATCATCGCCACCGGCCTCTGCACTCTTTGCATGCTGATCTTTGTGGTGGGCCTCGGGCTCATCGTGCCGTGGTTCGGCCCCTGGCTGCAGTTCTAG
- a CDS encoding tripartite tricarboxylate transporter permease, which translates to MDLLSSLALGFTVALDPINILYCFIGVLLGTLVGVLPGIGPTATIAMLLPITFTLQAETALIMLAGIYYGAQYGGSTTAILINLPGESSAAVTAIDGYQMARQGRAGPALATAALGSFFAGSVATLLLAFFAPPLARAALNFGAPEYFSLIVLGLLVSIALAHGSIIKALGMIVLGLLLGMVGQDIYTGTPRFTFGFRELFGGLNFVAVAVGVFGVAEILRNLENEHERDVGVKEVKNLWLTREDFRRIIMPVLRGTGLGSILGVLPGGGHILSAFASYSAEKRLSKHPEEFGKGAIEGVAGPESANNAAAQTSFIPLMTLGIPAHPVMALMIGAFILQGITPGPNVINQQPALFWGIIASMWIGNLLLVVLNLPLVGLWVKMLSIPYRMLFPAIVLFACIGTYSINQNIYDIYAIAFFGIVGYLLIRFGCEPAPLLLGFVLGPLLEEHLRRAMIISRGDPMIFLERPISAVLLALALLSVVIAVLPSIRQKRKEVFVEDD; encoded by the coding sequence TTGGACCTACTTTCTTCGCTCGCCCTCGGCTTCACCGTCGCGCTCGACCCGATCAACATTCTCTACTGCTTCATCGGCGTGCTGCTGGGCACGCTGGTGGGCGTGCTGCCGGGCATTGGACCCACGGCGACGATCGCCATGCTGCTGCCGATCACCTTTACGCTGCAGGCGGAAACGGCGCTGATCATGCTCGCCGGTATCTATTACGGCGCCCAATATGGCGGCTCGACCACGGCGATCCTGATCAATTTGCCGGGTGAGAGTTCCGCTGCGGTGACGGCTATCGACGGCTACCAGATGGCGCGACAAGGGCGGGCCGGCCCGGCACTTGCAACCGCGGCGCTGGGGTCGTTCTTTGCCGGTTCTGTTGCGACGCTCTTGCTCGCGTTTTTTGCGCCGCCGTTGGCAAGAGCAGCGCTCAATTTCGGGGCGCCTGAGTATTTCTCGCTTATCGTCCTTGGCCTCCTGGTCTCCATCGCCCTGGCGCATGGGTCGATCATCAAGGCGCTGGGCATGATCGTGCTCGGCCTGCTGCTCGGCATGGTGGGGCAGGATATCTATACCGGCACGCCCCGTTTCACTTTCGGCTTCCGCGAGCTTTTCGGCGGGCTCAACTTCGTGGCCGTGGCGGTGGGCGTATTCGGCGTCGCCGAAATCCTGCGAAATCTCGAAAACGAGCACGAGCGAGATGTCGGGGTCAAAGAGGTTAAGAACCTCTGGCTGACGCGCGAGGACTTCCGGCGCATCATCATGCCGGTGCTGCGCGGCACCGGGCTGGGGTCGATCCTGGGCGTTTTGCCCGGTGGTGGGCACATCCTTTCGGCCTTTGCCTCCTACTCGGCCGAAAAGCGCTTGTCCAAGCACCCCGAAGAGTTCGGCAAGGGGGCTATCGAAGGCGTGGCCGGACCGGAATCGGCCAACAATGCCGCGGCCCAGACCTCGTTTATTCCGCTGATGACCCTGGGCATTCCCGCCCATCCGGTGATGGCGCTGATGATCGGCGCCTTTATCCTGCAGGGGATTACGCCGGGCCCCAATGTCATCAACCAACAGCCGGCGCTGTTCTGGGGCATCATCGCCTCGATGTGGATCGGCAATCTGCTGCTGGTGGTGCTCAACTTGCCGCTGGTGGGGCTATGGGTAAAGATGCTCTCGATCCCCTATCGGATGCTGTTTCCCGCCATCGTCTTGTTCGCCTGCATTGGCACCTATTCGATCAATCAGAACATCTACGACATCTATGCGATCGCCTTCTTCGGCATCGTTGGCTACCTGCTGATCCGCTTCGGTTGCGAACCGGCGCCGCTGCTCCTGGGCTTCGTGCTGGGACCGCTGCTGGAGGAACATTTGCGCCGGGCGATGATCATCTCGCGCGGCGATCCGATGATCTTCCTTGAGCGCCCAATCTCGGCGGTGTTGCTCGCTCTAGCGCTGTTGTCGGTGGTGATCGCCGTGCTGCCCAGCATCAGGCAGAAGCGCAAGGAAGTGTTTGTCGAGGACGATTGA